Genomic DNA from uncultured Desulfuromusa sp.:
CTTCGGTTTTGCGGTTCAGTTCGTCGTAAACGAGGGTGCCGCTGATGCTGCCGTTATCCCAGGTGAGCAGGTTGCTGTTGTCGTCATAGCTGAAGCTGTCCTGGCTGTTATCGTCGTAGTTGATCCGGGTGAGACGATTGACCTGATCGTAAGTGTAGGTTGTGGTCTGCCCTTTGGGGTCTTTGACACTTTTGAGCAGGCCGTTGCGATAGTAGCGGTAGCTGGGTGGTTTCCCCCAGGGGTCGGATCTCTTTGCTCTTGCGTCCGGCGGCATCGTATTCGAAGGTGGTTGTGTTCCCTTCGGGGTCGGTGAGACTTTTGAGGCGACCGGTGCTGTCGTAGCCGTAGAGGGTCTGTCCCAGGTTGGCATCGATCTGTGCGGTGATCTGCCCCAGGGCGTTATGCTGATAGTGGGTGGTGTTGCCATTGCTGTCGGTTCGACTGATGACCTGACCGACATTGTTGTAAACTTGTGTATTGATCGTATTGTTGATCTGGTCAAGGGGGGTCTGCAGGGCAATCAGTCGGCCGTTTTTATCGAACTGGTTATGGGTGACCTGACCGAAGGGGTCGGTGATGGTTTCGGGGGTATGGGTACTACCGCCGCAGCTGCTGCAACCGCTGACGGTATCGCTGTAGCTGTAACGGGTGCTGTTTCCTTCGGGGTCGATGGTTTTGATCAGGCGACTTTGTTCGTCGTATTCCATGGTGGTGACGCTGTCGCGGCTGCGGTCGGTTCCGGGGGCGATCTGGGTCATTTGCACCAGGTTCCCCTTGCCGTCGTAGACATATTCGCTGCGGTTAAGCAGTGGATCAGTGATCGCGGTGACCCGCCCTTTGAGGTCGTGCTCGTAAGATGTCGCATGACCCAAGGGATCGATCTGTTGTGTCAGATGACCGAGGGCGTCATAGGTAAAGCTGGTGGTGAGGGTTTTGCCGTCAAGGAGGGTACGTTTTTCCAGCAGGTGGCCGAGTTTGTCGTAACTGAATTCGCTGCGGTGCCCTTCGGCATCGATGGCGGCGCTTAAGTAGCCGTAGCCGTCGTATTCGAAGCTTTGCGTCTCCCCGGCAGGGTTGGTCACGGCAATCCGCTGCCCGGCGTCGTTGTAATCATAGGTAGTGGTCAGGCCATTGACGCTGATCGCTTTGAGTTGACCGGACTGGTCGTATTCGTAGCTGGTGACCTGCTCAACTGCGGTGCCGGCAGCATGGATTTTTTTGCTGACCCGTTTTTGACTGTTGTACTCGTAGCGGCTGATGGTGCCATCAGGGGCGGTCTTGCTGCTCAGGCGGTTGCCGCTGGTGTAGGTGTAGATCCATGCGTTGCCTTCGCCATCGACCTTGCGCAGCAGGTTACCCCATTCGTCTTTCTTCTTGATCACGACGGTGCCGGCCAGATCGGTGATTTTTTCGGTGCGGTTATCGAGGTATTCGACTTTTTTGAGGGTCTTGTCGGAGTCGATTTCGGTCTCGGAGGTCAGCTTACCGTTGTTATTGATCAGTCTCTTGAGCTGACGGCCATCTTTTTCGGTGATGTAGACGATCCCTCCAGAAAAATCATAGACAAAGCGCTGTTCATGTTCACCGACCTCTTCTCCACGATTCAGGTTATCAACCCCGATGGCGTCAATGACCTTGCCGGCGACCCCTTTGTCGGCGTACTGGTATTGGACCCAGACGGTTTGATCGAGGGGATTGGTTTTGGCGGTCAGGCCGTGGTAGCTGTTGTAGACATAGCTGTATGTTTCATCCATGGCATCGGTGACGCCGGTCAGGTTGCCGAAGCCGTCATACTCATAGAGGACCTGTCGTCCGGCCAGATCGGTGACCATCTCGACACGGTCATCGCTGTTGTAGGTGAATGTGAGGGCGATGCGGCCGGACGCATCGGCAACCTCGCTCAGGCGTCCACCACCATCATAATGCATGGTCAGGGTGTTGCCGAAGTTATCGCTCTTACTGAGCAGCTTGCCGTCGTTATCGAAGCTGCGGGTGAAGGTGTCGAGTTTGGTCAGGGTATAACCGCTGCTGGTCTTCTCCAAGCGCTGGCCACTTTGGGTATCGGTCAAAAATCTACCGGCGGAATCTTTTTCAAACTTAAAGTAGCGCCCGGCGGCATCGATGAAGGTATCGCCATCGACGATTTTAACGGTATAGGGTGTGGTCCAGCCATAACCGAAGGGGCCATCAATCGGCTCACCGAAGATGATGCCACCGGAGACCGGCAAGACCCGGTTGGAACGGTAGAAACGTTTCAGTTCAACCTCAAGACCTCGGGCGGGAACATGCAGATCAACGGCGTTGAAGCTGTAGGTCCCGCTGGTCAGGATGACATCGCTGGATG
This window encodes:
- a CDS encoding DUF6531 domain-containing protein, whose protein sequence is MRRHGTASNETTISHDFEQTICPGSENERTTGKTASHSVGIPASCPEGSTSNPTEYTQDDPESGSGVSSGSQSGSGGCSGPNCGGGSYTYTLIAPETCNYPVGNRPTPGDSGNGGNEPNPDPDDNGCGSDKGDNTCKQCEPNKKKSSSDVILTSGTYSFNAVDLHVPARGLEVELKRFYRSNRVLPVSGGIIFGEPIDGPFGYGWTTPYTVKIVDGDTFIDAAGRYFKFEKDSAGRFLTDTQSGQRLEKTSSGYTLTKLDTFTRSFDNDGKLLSKSDNFGNTLTMHYDGGGRLSEVADASGRIALTFTYNSDDRVEMVTDLAGRQVLYEYDGFGNLTGVTDAMDETYSYVYNSYHGLTAKTNPLDQTVWVQYQYADKGVAGKVIDAIGVDNLNRGEEVGEHEQRFVYDFSGGIVYITEKDGRQLKRLINNNGKLTSETEIDSDKTLKKVEYLDNRTEKITDLAGTVVIKKKDEWGNLLRKVDGEGNAWIYTYTSGNRLSSKTAPDGTISRYEYNSQKRVSKKIHAAGTAVEQVTSYEYDQSGQLKAISVNGLTTTYDYNDAGQRIAVTNPAGETQSFEYDGYGYLSAAIDAEGHRSEFSYDKLGHLLEKRTLLDGKTLTTSFTYDALGHLTQQIDPLGHATSYEHDLKGRVTAITDPLLNRSEYVYDGKGNLVQMTQIAPGTDRSRDSVTTMEYDEQSRLIKTIDPEGNSTRYSYSDTVSGCSSCGGSTHTPETITDPFGQVTHNQFDKNGRLIALQTPLDQINNTINTQVYNNVGQVISRTDSNGNTTHYQHNALGQITAQIDANLGQTLYGYDSTGRLKSLTDPEGNTTTFEYDAAGRKSKEIRPLGETTQLPLLSQRPAQKCQRPQRADHNLHLRSGQSSHPDQLRR